One part of the Vicia villosa cultivar HV-30 ecotype Madison, WI linkage group LG6, Vvil1.0, whole genome shotgun sequence genome encodes these proteins:
- the LOC131608719 gene encoding 2-alkenal reductase (NADP(+)-dependent)-like, protein MANSNSEVQNKQVIFKGYIDGVPKQTDMELQLSNIQLNQQLPPQSLLVKNLYLSCDPYMRGRMRDFQGSYIHPFVPSQPLEGFGVSKVIASDNPNFKAGDFISGLTGWEEYSIINITKALQLRKIEPDDHIPLSFHLGLLGMPGLTAYAGFYEVCTPKSGEYVFVSAASGAVGQLVGQLAKLHGCYVVGSAGSKEKVELLKEKLGFDEAFNYKEELDLDAALKRYFPQGIDIYFDNVGGDMLDAALLNMKIHGRIAVCGMISQSSVSNPKGIHNLSSLIYKRIRMEGFLQSDYLHLFPKFLEQVSSFYKQGKIVYFEDMNEGLESAPAAFVGLFHGKNVGKQVIRVAHE, encoded by the exons ATGGCaaattcaaattcagaagttcaaAACAAGCAGGTGATATTCAAAGGCTACATCGATGGAGTTCCCAAACAAACTGACATGGAACTTCAACTTTCAAATATTCAACTTAATCAACAACTTCCACCACAATCGCTTCTCGTCAAGAATCTCTATCTCTCTTGCGATCCGTATATGCGTGGTCGTATGCGTGATTTTCAAGGATCTTACATTCATCCCTTCGTTCCTTCACAG CCACTTGAAGGATTTGGCGTGTCTAAAGTAATAGCATCTGATAATCCAAATTTCAAAGCTGGTGATTTCATTTCCGGGTTAACTGGCTGGGAGGAATACAGCATCATCAATATCACTAAAGCACTGCAGTTGCGAAAAATCGAGCCTGATGATCACATTCCTCTTTCCTTCCATCTTGGTCTTCTAG GAATGCCAGGTTTAACTGCTTATGCCGGATTTTATGAGGTGTGTACCCCAAAAAGTGGCGAATATGTTTTCGTATCTGCAGCATCTGGTGCTGTGGGTCAACTTGTTGGCCAGCTTGCAAAGTTGCATGGCTGCTATGTTGTTGGAAGTGCTGGCTCAAAAGAAAAG GTTGAACTTCTAAAGGAGAAGCTTGGATTCGACGAAGCTTTTAACTATAAAGAAGAATTGGACTTGGATGCAGCTCTAAAAAG GTATTTTCCACAAGGCATTGACATCTACTTCGATAATGTGGGTGGTGACATGCTTGATGCAGCCCTTCTTAACATGAAGATTCATGGTAGAATTGCAGTTTGTGGAATGATTTCTCAATCAAGCGTTTCCAATCCCAAAGGAATTCACAATTTATCCTCTCTCATTTATAAGCGCATAAGAATGGAGGGTTTCTTGCAAAGCGATTACTTGCACTTGTTCCCCAAATTCTTGGAACAGGTTTCAAGTTTCTATAAACAAGGAAAGATTGTGTATTTTGAAGACATGAATGAGGGTTTGGAAAGTGCTCCTGCTGCTTTTGTTGGACTTTTCCACGGAAAAAACGTCGGTAAGCAAGTCATTCGCGTTGCACATGAATGA
- the LOC131611111 gene encoding zinc finger BED domain-containing protein RICESLEEPER 2-like: protein MPSSNLTPALENDNVPINSSQPEHNPQVNENDHDHVIEDSFQKRKRKRKKTSPVWNDFDEVEIEGGVMKAVCRYCKYQFATGGPGASTSHLKRHSENCLQRKLHMAKEKKQTLIPFQPSNQDNPFIGERYTNEKMREIIATAIMVHEHPFSVVEDEIWMWAFQYANSDFHKIGRKTARADCLRIYEEEKKTLKDLLRKIGKISITTDMWRSSHQVAEYMVITGHFIDYGWKLQKRVLSFVKIPAPRRGIDVADAIFKCLKSWGIENKIFSVSVDNASYNDSCLKSLKEDYPLSRMLVLGGALFHVRCCAHVLNLLVQDGLSQIKDVIGKVRESVKYINHNDARLKAFCDVVEQKGLKDRKLILDCPTRWNSTYHMLSAALKFRIAFPSYKEREPHYKYAPSTEDWDNVEKVCQFLEVFNLATLVISGSEYPTSNLYLAEVWRVKQVIDKATEDTNSFMREMAASMKLKFDKYWGECNLLMAIASVLDPRSKFHTVDICFPLIYEAEVAKENIKKVKNSLEELYAEYVSLSLQESSSNEVHTSGINSSSSSSIQSQPSVITGFDRIMSIVREKEAVPAVKSELQTYLDEGVYIPDGDNSSFSALEWWRNNSLKYKILSKMAADILAVPISTVASESTFSAGGRVIDEYRSKLNEKSIEALICGGDWLRHKYNLKQKSKVAAEQHQEITLKI from the exons ATGCCTTCATCCAATCTAACTCCTGCTCTAGAAAATGATAATGTTCCAATAAATTCAAGTCAGCCAGAGCATAACCCACAAGTCAATGAAAATGACCATGATCATGTGATTGAAGATTCATtccagaagaggaagaggaaaaggaaaaaaacttCTCCTGTTTGGAATGACTTTGACGAAGTTGAAATTGAAGGAGGCGTGATGAAGGCTGTTTGCAGATACTGTAAATACCAATTCGCAACTGGTGGTCCAGGGGCCAGCACTAGCCATTTAAAAAGACATTCTGAAAACTGCCTGCAAAGGAAGCTCCACATGGCTAAAGAGAAGAAGCAAACTCTTATTCCTTTCCAACCTTCTAATCAGGATAATCCATTTATTGGGGAGAGATATACAAATGAGAAGATGAGAGAAATCATCGCTACTGCTATTATGGTACATGAACACCCATTTAGTGTGGTGGAGGATGAAATATGGATGTGGGCTTTCCAATACGCAAACTCAGATTTTCATAAAATCGGTCGAAAAACAGCAAGAGCAGATTGTTTAAGAATATatgaggaagagaagaaaactttgaaggatttattgagaaaaattggaaaaattagTATAACTACTGATATGTGGAGATCAAGTCACCAAGTGGCTGAATATATGGTTATCACTGGCCATTTCATTGATTATGGATGGAAACTCCAAAAAAGGGTGTTGAGTTTTGTGAAAATTCCTGCTCCAAGGCGTGGGATTGATGTGGCTGATGCAATTTTCAAGTGCTTGAAATCTTGGGGAATTGAGAATAAGATATTTTCAGTTTCAGTCGACAATGCTTCTTACAACGATTCTTGTTTAAAAAGTTTGAAGGAAGACTATCCACTAAGCAGAATGTTAGTTCTTGGAGGGGCATTGTTTCATGTTAGATGTTGTGCACATGTACTAAATTTGTTAGTGCAAGATGGTCTTAGCCAAATTAAGGATGTCATTGGCAAAGTTCGTGAAAGTGTGAAGTATATTAACCATAATGATGCAAGATTGAAAGCTTTTTGTGATGTTGTTGAACAAAAGGGTCTGAAAGATAGGAAGCTCATACTTGATTGCCCAACAAGATGGAATTCTACATATCACATGTTATCCGCTGCATTGAAATTCAGGATTGCATTTCCATCTTATAAGGAAAGAGAACCACATTATAAGTATGCACCTTCAACTGAAGATTGGGACAATGTTGAGAAAGTTTGTCAATTTCTTGAAGTGTTTAATCTTGCCACTCTTGTTATATCAGGTAGTGAGTACCCTACTTCTAATTTATATCTTGCGGAAGTTTGGAGGGTGAAGCAAGTCATTGATAAAGCAACAGAAGATACAAATTCATTTATGAGAGAAATGGCAGCTTCtatgaaattaaagtttgacaaATATTGGGGTGAATGCAATTTGTTGATGGCTATTGCTAGTGTTTTGGATCCAAGGAGCAAATTTCATACTGTTGATATATGCTTTCCATTGATATATGAAGCTGAAGTTGCTAAAGAGAATATAAAGAAGGTGAAGAATTCATTAGAGGAGCTATATGCTGAATATGTTTCTCTAAGTCTGCAAGAGTCATCTTCTAATGAAGTCCATACTAGTGGCatcaattcatcatcatcatcttcgatCCAATCTCAACCTTCAGTTATCACCGGATTTGACCGAATCATGAGTATTGTGCGTGAAAAGGAAGCTGTTCCTGCAGTGAAATCAGAATTACAAACTTATCTTGATGAAGGTGTTTACATTCCCGATGGAGATAATAGCTCTTTTAGCGCATTGGAGTGGTGGAGGAACAATAGCTTAAAATATAAAATCTTATCAAAGATGGCTGCTGATATTCTAGCTGTTCCTATATCTACCGTGGCCTCAGAATCTACTTTCAGTGCCGGAGGCAGAGTTATTGATGAATATCGTTCTAAACTGAATGAGAAATCTATAGAAGCACTTATTTGTGGTGGGGATTGGCTTCGTCACAAGTATAACTTGAAACAAAAGTCTAAG GTGGCGGCTGAACAACATCAAGAGATCACCTTAAAAATTTGA
- the LOC131608716 gene encoding T-complex protein 1 subunit zeta 2-like — MSIRMLNPNAEVLNKSEALHMNINAAKGLQDVLKSNLGPKGTIKMLVGGSGDIKLTKDGNTLLKEMQIQNPTAIMIARAAVAQDDISGDGTTSTVLFIGELMRQSERYIDDGMHPRVLVDGFEIAKRATLQFLEKFKTPVVMGNEPDKEILKMVARTTVRTKLYEALADQLTNIVVDAVLCIRKPEEAIDLFMVEIMHMRQKFDVDTRLVEGLVLDHGSRHPDMKRRAENCHILTCNVSLEYEKSEINSGFFYSNAEQREAMVIAERRQVDEKVKKIIELKRKVCADNDSSFVVINQKGIDPPSLDMLAREGIIALRRAKRRNMERLVLACGGEAVNSVEDLTPESLGWAGLVYEHVLGEDKYTFVENVKNPFSCTILIKGPNDHTIAQIKDAVRDGLRSVKNTIEDESVVLGAGAFEVAARQHLINEVKKTVQGRAQLGVEAFADALLVVPKTLAENSGLDTQDAVIALTGDHDRGNIVGLNLNTGESIDPQLEGIFDNYSVKRQIINSGPVITSQLLLVDEVMRAGRNMRKPT, encoded by the exons ATGTCTATACGAATGTTAAACCCTAACGCCGAAGTTCTGAACAAATCGGAGGCACTTCACATGAACATCAATGCCGCTAAGGGTTTGCAAGATGTTCTCAAATCCAATCTCGGTCCTAAAGGCACTATCAAAAT GCTTGTTGGTGGTTCTGGTGATATCAAACTCACCAAAGATGGTAAcactctcttgaaagaaatg CAAATTCAGAATCCGACTGCTATTATGATTGCTAGGGCGGCGGTTGCACAGGATGACATTAGTGGAGATGGCACAACTTCTACTGTCCTCTTCATTGGGGAACTTATGAGACAATCTGAGCGTTACATTGATGATG GTATGCATCCACGTGTATTGGTTGATGGTTTTGAAATTGCAAAGAGAGCAACTCTACAATTTCTTGAGAAGTTTAAGACTCCTGTTGTCATGGGTAACGAGCCTGACAAAGAGATTCTCAAGATGGTAGCAAGAACAACAGTGAGGACAAAG TTGTATGAGGCACTTGCTGATCAATTGACAAATATAGTTGTTGATGCG GTTTTATGCATCCGTAAGCCTGAGGAAGCAATTGATCTGTTTATGGTTGAGATTATGCATATGCGGCAAAAGTTTGATGTCGACACACGTTTG GTTGAGGGTCTTGTCCTTGATCACGGTTCTCGACACCCTGATATGAAGCGACGTGCAGAGAACTGTCATATCTTGACATGCAATGTATCTCTAGAATACGAAAAGAG TGAAATAAATTCAGGTTTTTTCTACTCAAATGCTGAACAGAGAGAGGCCATGGTTATAGCTGAAAGGCGTCAGGTTGatgaaaaagttaaaaaaatcatTGAACTGAAAAGGAAG GTCTGTGCTGATAATGATAGCAGTTTTGTTGTCATCAACCAAAAAGGAATTGATCCCCCATCATTGGACATGCTTGCAAGAGAAGGC ATAATTGCCCTACGCCGAGCAAAGAGGAGAAACATGGAAAGATTGGTTTTGGCTTGTGGAGGAGAGGCTGTAAACTCTGTAGAAGACTTGACTCCTGAATCTCTAGGTTGGGCAGGATTGGTATATGAACATGTCCTTGGTGAAGATAAATATACATTTGTGGAGAATGTGAAGAACCCCTTTTCTTGCACAATCTTGATTAAAG GTCCTAATGACCACACAATAGCTCAGATTAAAGACGCTGTCCGTGATGGTTTGAGGTCAGTAAAGAATACCATTGAAGATGAATCTGTTGTCTTG GGGGCTGGTGCATTTGAAGTTGCTGCTAGACAACATCTGATAAACGAAGTTAAGAAAACTGTTCAAGGG CGTGCACAACTTGGTGTTGAGGCTTTTGCTGATGCACTTCTTGTGGTGCCTAAGACACTTGCTGAAAACTCTGGGCTTGACACTCAAGATGCGGTTATTGCCCTTACG GGAGATCATGACAGAGGGAATATTGTTGGTTTGAACCTAAACACCGGAGAATCTATAGACCCTCAATTGGAGGGTATTTTTGACAACTATTCTGTGAAGCGCCAGATCATAAACTCGGG GCCAGTTATAACATCTCAATTGCTATTGGTGGATGAAGTAATGCGTGCTGGGCGGAACATGAGGAAGCCAACTTAG